In Epinephelus lanceolatus isolate andai-2023 chromosome 13, ASM4190304v1, whole genome shotgun sequence, the following are encoded in one genomic region:
- the hmbox1b gene encoding homeobox-containing protein 1 isoform X2, translating to MSEFSEEPRFTIEQIDLLQRLRRTGMNKQEILHALETLDRLDREHGDKFGRRTSSSSSSSSCYGVGGANSCTNNSASNTTTSFNNNSTASATTTSSVTCNGNNNGEGGSGDHSAAAASSTTSKISTATQTQFGSGGGLSPSPSNSYDTSPPPGPPPPSAILPSPVSLVALSQNGRDSLAATPNGKLSPPRYPVNSAAAARAFGFEATEEDLDIDDKVEELMRRDSSMVKEEIKAFLGNRRISQAVVAQVTGISQSRISHWLLQHGSDLSEQKKRAFYRWYTLEKTTPGATLNMRPAPLPLEEMEWRQTPPPITTAPGTFRLRRGSRFTWRKECLAVMESYFNDNQYPDEAKREEIANACNAVIQKPGKKLSDLERVTSLKVYNWFANRRKEIKRRANIATILESHGIDVQSPGGHSNSDDIDGNDFSEQACDLPYFDKRPLSRPFGLYRLEPTSPTQDDSAAHSEHQDPISLAVEMAAVNHTILALSRTGGVPNDIKTESLEDE from the exons ATGTCTGAGTTCAGCGAGGAGCCGCGCTTCACTATTGAGCAGATAGATCTGCTGCAGCGGCTGCGTCGCACCGGCATGAACAAGCAGGAGATCCTGCACGCGCTTGAAACTCTGGACCGGCTGGACCGGGAGCATGGCGACAAGTTTGGCCGCCgcacctcttcctcctcctcctcctcgtcctgcTACGGAGTAGGCGGGGCAaacagctgcaccaacaactcTGCCTCTAATACTACTACATCATTCAACAATAACAGCACTGCCTCGGCAACCACCACCTCTTCCGTGACATGCAACGGCAACAACAATGGGGAGGGTGGCTCCGGCGATCACTCTGCAGCCGCCGCCTCTTCCACGACCTCCAAAATCTCCACTGCCACGCAGACGCAGTTTGGCAGCGGAGGGGGACTCTCGCCGTCTCCAAGCAACAGCTATGACACCTCCCCGCCTCCAGGCCCGCCGCCGCCTTCTGCCATCTTGCCCTCTCCGGTCTCACTGGTGGCTTTGTCACAGAACGGCCGGGATAGCCTAGCTGCCACGCCCAACGGGAAGCTGTCTCCTCCAAGATACCCAGTGAACAGTGCGGCTGCAGCGCGAGCATTTGGGTTTGAAGCTACAGAAGAGGACCTGGACATTGACGATAAGGTGGAGGAGCTGATGAG GAGGGACAGCAGCATGGTGAAAGAGGAGATCAAAGCGTTCCTGGGGAACAGGAGGATCTCTCAGGCAGTGGTGGCACAAGTTACCG GCATCAGCCAGAGCAGGATCTCCCATTGGCTACTGCAGCACGGCTCTGACCTGAGTGAGCAGAAGAAGAGGGCCTTCTACCGCTGGTACACGCTGGAGAAAACTACACCAG GTGCCACTCTAAACATGCGGCCAGCTCCGTTACCTCTGGAGGAAATGGAGTGGAGGCAAACCCCGCCCCCCATCACCACTGCCCCTGGAACCTTCCGGCTGCGTCGAGGAAGTCGCTTCACTTGGAGAAAAGAGTGCCTGGCTGTGATGGAGAG CTACTTCAACGACAACCAGTACCCAGATGAGGCCAAACGGGAGGAGATAGCAAACGCCTGCAATGCTGTTATTCAAAAGCCAG GGAAGAAGCTGTCTGATCTGGAGAGGGTTACCTCCCTGAAAGTTTACAACTGGTTCGCCAACCGTCGCAAAGAGATCAAGAGACGGGCTAACATTG CCACAATCCTGGAGAGTCATGGGATAGATGTCCAGAGTCCAGGGGGACACTCCAACAGTGACGACATCGATGGGAACGACTTCTCAGAGCAG GCATGTGACCTACCCTATTTTGACAAGAGACCTCTAAGCCGACCTTTTGGCCTTTACCGACTGGAGCCCACCTCACCAACACAG GATGACAGTGCAGCACACAGCGAGCACCAGGACCCCATCTCTTTGGCTGTGGAGATGGCTGCCGTCAACCACACCATCCTGGCCCTGTCCAGAACTGGAGGGGTCCCCAACGACATCAAGACGGAGTCCCTGGAGGACGAATGA
- the hmbox1b gene encoding homeobox-containing protein 1 isoform X1 encodes MSEFSEEPRFTIEQIDLLQRLRRTGMNKQEILHALETLDRLDREHGDKFGRRTSSSSSSSSCYGVGGANSCTNNSASNTTTSFNNNSTASATTTSSVTCNGNNNGEGGSGDHSAAAASSTTSKISTATQTQFGSGGGLSPSPSNSYDTSPPPGPPPPSAILPSPVSLVALSQNGRDSLAATPNGKLSPPRYPVNSAAAARAFGFEATEEDLDIDDKVEELMRRDSSMVKEEIKAFLGNRRISQAVVAQVTGISQSRISHWLLQHGSDLSEQKKRAFYRWYTLEKTTPGATLNMRPAPLPLEEMEWRQTPPPITTAPGTFRLRRGSRFTWRKECLAVMESYFNDNQYPDEAKREEIANACNAVIQKPGKKLSDLERVTSLKVYNWFANRRKEIKRRANIEATILESHGIDVQSPGGHSNSDDIDGNDFSEQACDLPYFDKRPLSRPFGLYRLEPTSPTQDDSAAHSEHQDPISLAVEMAAVNHTILALSRTGGVPNDIKTESLEDE; translated from the exons ATGTCTGAGTTCAGCGAGGAGCCGCGCTTCACTATTGAGCAGATAGATCTGCTGCAGCGGCTGCGTCGCACCGGCATGAACAAGCAGGAGATCCTGCACGCGCTTGAAACTCTGGACCGGCTGGACCGGGAGCATGGCGACAAGTTTGGCCGCCgcacctcttcctcctcctcctcctcgtcctgcTACGGAGTAGGCGGGGCAaacagctgcaccaacaactcTGCCTCTAATACTACTACATCATTCAACAATAACAGCACTGCCTCGGCAACCACCACCTCTTCCGTGACATGCAACGGCAACAACAATGGGGAGGGTGGCTCCGGCGATCACTCTGCAGCCGCCGCCTCTTCCACGACCTCCAAAATCTCCACTGCCACGCAGACGCAGTTTGGCAGCGGAGGGGGACTCTCGCCGTCTCCAAGCAACAGCTATGACACCTCCCCGCCTCCAGGCCCGCCGCCGCCTTCTGCCATCTTGCCCTCTCCGGTCTCACTGGTGGCTTTGTCACAGAACGGCCGGGATAGCCTAGCTGCCACGCCCAACGGGAAGCTGTCTCCTCCAAGATACCCAGTGAACAGTGCGGCTGCAGCGCGAGCATTTGGGTTTGAAGCTACAGAAGAGGACCTGGACATTGACGATAAGGTGGAGGAGCTGATGAG GAGGGACAGCAGCATGGTGAAAGAGGAGATCAAAGCGTTCCTGGGGAACAGGAGGATCTCTCAGGCAGTGGTGGCACAAGTTACCG GCATCAGCCAGAGCAGGATCTCCCATTGGCTACTGCAGCACGGCTCTGACCTGAGTGAGCAGAAGAAGAGGGCCTTCTACCGCTGGTACACGCTGGAGAAAACTACACCAG GTGCCACTCTAAACATGCGGCCAGCTCCGTTACCTCTGGAGGAAATGGAGTGGAGGCAAACCCCGCCCCCCATCACCACTGCCCCTGGAACCTTCCGGCTGCGTCGAGGAAGTCGCTTCACTTGGAGAAAAGAGTGCCTGGCTGTGATGGAGAG CTACTTCAACGACAACCAGTACCCAGATGAGGCCAAACGGGAGGAGATAGCAAACGCCTGCAATGCTGTTATTCAAAAGCCAG GGAAGAAGCTGTCTGATCTGGAGAGGGTTACCTCCCTGAAAGTTTACAACTGGTTCGCCAACCGTCGCAAAGAGATCAAGAGACGGGCTAACATTG AAGCCACAATCCTGGAGAGTCATGGGATAGATGTCCAGAGTCCAGGGGGACACTCCAACAGTGACGACATCGATGGGAACGACTTCTCAGAGCAG GCATGTGACCTACCCTATTTTGACAAGAGACCTCTAAGCCGACCTTTTGGCCTTTACCGACTGGAGCCCACCTCACCAACACAG GATGACAGTGCAGCACACAGCGAGCACCAGGACCCCATCTCTTTGGCTGTGGAGATGGCTGCCGTCAACCACACCATCCTGGCCCTGTCCAGAACTGGAGGGGTCCCCAACGACATCAAGACGGAGTCCCTGGAGGACGAATGA